CGATAGGCGTAGGCTCTACCTCCTTCTGCACCACGAAGGGTACCGTAAACTGAAAGGTACTCCCCGGCCCGCCGCCTCTGCCCTTGGGTTTAGCGACAGGGCTCTCGAACCATATCTTCCCGCCCATCAAGTCTACGAGTTGGGATGAGATTGCAAGACCGAGCCCCGTGCCTTCGAACTTGCGGGAAAAAGACGAGTCCACCTGTGTGAATGCGTCAAAAATGGTATCCTGCTTTTCCGGAGGAATACCCATTCCTGTGTCGGTGACTGTAAAGTGCAGTACCACCTCGGTCTCCGCAACGTTCTCATTTTCCACGCGTAGGACCACCTCACCATCATCGGTGAACTTGACGGCATTGCCTATCAGGTTTACGAGTATCTGACGGAACCGGACAGGGTCGCCAACAAGTGCGTCCGGCACATCGTTGGGGACGTGACAGGCGAGTTCCAGTGACCTCTCATGGGCTTGAACGGCGAGAGCGCTCATAATGTCTCCGAGACAGTCCCGGAGCCCGAAGGGCACAGGCTCGATATCGAGCTTGCCTGCCTCAATCTTTGAGAAGTCGAGGATGTCGTTTATCACGGTTAAGAGGGAACTGGAGGAGGTCTTGACTATCTTGAGATAATCATTCTGTTCCTGTGTAAGAGTAGTGTTCAACGTGAGTTCGGTCATCCCTATGATGGCGTTCATGGGCGTGCGTATCTCGTGGCTCATATTAGCCAGGAACTCGCTTTTGGTGCGTGTCGCCTTCTCGGCCGACTCCTTGGCAACACTCAACTCCTCCACCACCTTTTTGCGCTCCCCTACGTAGCGCCTTATGACGTACACGCCGAATATGAGCAGGAATATGTCGAAGCATACTACGCCGAAGAGGGTGAGTATCATTCGCTCGCGATGCTGACGGCTCTTCGCCTCAAAGCGCGTTACGATACGGTTGGCAACTTCGGTAAGGATGGCCGTATTGGCATGGATGTAGGCGTAGGCCCGAGGGGCCTCGACGTCAACGGGCGGGAGTTCGACTATGAGATCGACGTCGCTTTCAGAGAGTTCTATGATCGTTTTGAGCTTTGCCTTATAGGGCTCCCAGAGGCTGCGGAGCTCACCAACGCTATCCTGCAGCTCCTCGGGCGCGGGCGGGAAGACCGTGCCCATAAGCGCACCGCCTTGCTCCATCATAACGAGCGTCTCCTCAAACGACTCGCTGTTCTCGCGCAACTGCTCCTTGGCCTCGGTCTGCCCCAGCTGTACCTTCTGGGTAAGGGCGCCAAGCTTCTGGGAGAGCATCCTCTGGCGCCCCGCCATGTTTATGAACTGCACGTCCGCGGAAGTCTGGTCAAGGTAGTTGTAGAAAATCCAGATAGCGACGAGCGCCGCACAGGTGGGCAGTAACAGTAATAGCCCCACCTTCGTTATAATCGAAAGCCTCTGTGCCGTAACCTCCCCCTTTCTACTCAGTCTCCACTCAGGTTGTAATAATTACTACCCACCATACAGGCAAACTTCCGGCAGCAAAACATACAGCGCGGGTTCCGTTACAACTATCTACGCTATTGCGTATCATAATGATTATACTTTGCAGTACCGGACTAATCAAGCCAAATCGCCCTATTTAAGGAACGGATAGATAGAAACTAAAGCCTTTACAACCGGGATGCCGTTCTGTATACTTGAAAGGGGAGTTCAGGTTCTATTTAGAAGCACTCTACAGGTCTTAATAAGAAAAAGTGGTATTCTTATTGCATATTTATAACAATGGATTCGACTGATTTAGCGAGAGAACGAGCGCTTGGAAATGAGGACAGAGTACAAACATAACGGAACGGGACATACCGGTAACGGGCGTGGGTGGGCCTATCTTTGCCAAGGTCGCCTACTTAAGGGCCTCACCCTTTTGCTGCTTATGGTCTTCGCATCCGTCGGGCACTCTCTTGCGGCAGACATCACGGCCATCAAGAGCCTTGACATCAAGCCCTACAGGAGCGCGATCACCGGCTTTAAATCGACCGTCTCCGCAAAGGTTACCGAGTATGTTATACGGCATAAGAACTCAAAGGGTGAAACCGAAGAGGAACTGATATTTCTCATAAGGGACGGAGAGTCTGAGCTTATCTTCACCCTCGGCACGGACGCCCTGGACCTGATACAGAAAGAATTCCACGACATCCCGGTGGTATTTACTTTCGTGCTGAACCCAAACGGCGTAATGGGAAGGGACTGGGATAGTAGCAGGTCGAACTTCCATGGGATAAGCATGAACGTGCCGCCCGATAAGCAGCTCGATGTGCTTAAAAAGGTCATGCCTGGTGTAAAGCGGGTGGGTGTGGTCTATGACCCATCAAAGACAAAAGAGCTTATTGACACTGCGCTGAAAGCCGCCGAAGAACTCGGCTTGCATCTCGTTGCGAACAAGGTCTCAACCGGCACCGAGGCCATCGACGCCGTAAACCTTATGGCCGGCAGGGTAGACGCCCTGTGGATGGTACCGGATACCACGGTAACAACCCCCGCATCTATCGATTATATGCTCCGCTTCTCAAAGAAGAGGTCAATACCAATCATCGGCATATCCGAGAAGTATGTTAAAAATGGCGCGCTCTTCGCCCTTTCATTTGACAGTGAGGATGTTGGAAGGCAGGCGGGTGAGATAGCGGAGGTCCTTCTGAGCGGAAAGAAGCTGGGTGGTGCCACTCGCCTTTACTCGCCGAGGACGCTCAAGCTCTCTATCAACATCGCTACGGCGAAGAATATGGGGATCCGTATCCCCAAAAAACTTGTAAGGACCGCCGACAGGGTTTATTAAGTCCGAAGAATTAAACGCAAATGCTGCCCTACGACCCCATGTCCCCACCAGAACCAGGTCCAAGAGACTTAATAGCTACTATCGGTAATCATTAATTAGCGAGCTTCCTTATAGGTGCGGACTTGTAGATGTACTCGACACTCTTGACTTGCCTCTCCTCGCAATACCTCTGACTCCCCGAAAAAAGCCATTGTATGGAAATGGCCGAAGGCCGAACCGCCGAACCGCCGAACCGCAGGTGGTCATCTTCCGCCC
This sequence is a window from Thermodesulfobacteriota bacterium. Protein-coding genes within it:
- a CDS encoding response regulator, whose amino-acid sequence is MGLLLLLPTCAALVAIWIFYNYLDQTSADVQFINMAGRQRMLSQKLGALTQKVQLGQTEAKEQLRENSESFEETLVMMEQGGALMGTVFPPAPEELQDSVGELRSLWEPYKAKLKTIIELSESDVDLIVELPPVDVEAPRAYAYIHANTAILTEVANRIVTRFEAKSRQHRERMILTLFGVVCFDIFLLIFGVYVIRRYVGERKKVVEELSVAKESAEKATRTKSEFLANMSHEIRTPMNAIIGMTELTLNTTLTQEQNDYLKIVKTSSSSLLTVINDILDFSKIEAGKLDIEPVPFGLRDCLGDIMSALAVQAHERSLELACHVPNDVPDALVGDPVRFRQILVNLIGNAVKFTDDGEVVLRVENENVAETEVVLHFTVTDTGMGIPPEKQDTIFDAFTQVDSSFSRKFEGTGLGLAISSQLVDLMGGKIWFESPVAKPKGRGGGPGSTFQFTVPFVVQKEVEPTPIETYSERLEGLPVLIVDDNPTSLAILEEMALGWKMTPTGVNSAENALEALRKTAAPASSNAPYRIIILDVTLPDTDGFELARMIKGDPGLLQGADIIVLSTSEPSRLELCRKQSLGHCIIKPVKQSAFFNAIIGAVVPEMAEISICATEKARKTAAHQRLSKSPLKILLAEDNPVNQILAVAQLEGYEVTVVNDGTEALNALAKNEFDLLLMDIQMPKMDGFETTVTIRKTEETSGRHIPIIAMTAHAMIGDRKRCLDAGMDGYVSKPINSVELSRAIDNVLEALSNHSGPARTIHQAETVDIDSVIDRDALKAIMGYNENLKKRIFNVFLNEFPGQLEAIKSAVERSDSRALREAAHKYNSSVSTVGAKAAGGLTRELERMGSKADLTGAKEACDALSRETGRAAAALTLLLAEMKSEE
- a CDS encoding ABC transporter substrate binding protein, whose amino-acid sequence is MVFASVGHSLAADITAIKSLDIKPYRSAITGFKSTVSAKVTEYVIRHKNSKGETEEELIFLIRDGESELIFTLGTDALDLIQKEFHDIPVVFTFVLNPNGVMGRDWDSSRSNFHGISMNVPPDKQLDVLKKVMPGVKRVGVVYDPSKTKELIDTALKAAEELGLHLVANKVSTGTEAIDAVNLMAGRVDALWMVPDTTVTTPASIDYMLRFSKKRSIPIIGISEKYVKNGALFALSFDSEDVGRQAGEIAEVLLSGKKLGGATRLYSPRTLKLSINIATAKNMGIRIPKKLVRTADRVY